Part of the Labilithrix sp. genome, GATCGAACGGCATGCCACGCCGAGCCTACGGCCAATCCGTCGGGGCCTCACCGAGGTCCTCCTCGGTGACTCCGGGTTCTGATGCGATTTCGCCATGTTGGCGCGGTTTACGCATCTTTACCCGGCGGGGTGGAGCAAAGGGGCGTCTCGTCACGTCATAGTTTCCACCATGAAGCTGCATTCTCTCGCCCTCGCTTCCGTCATCGCCGTCTCGAGCTTCGCCGTCGCCTGCGGCGGCACCGTGGAAACGCCGCAGACGCAGGCGAGCGCCGCCACGAAGGCGCCGGTCGCCCAGAACACGCACGGCGCGGTGAAGCTCGTCGGCGACGCGCTCGGCGAGGTCGCGCTGCGCCCCGAGCAGCGCGCGGAGATCGAGAAGCTCGCCGCGGACGCGGAGGCGCGGCATCAGCCGATGGCCGAGGGCAAGAAGGAGCTGCTGGTCGCGTTCGCGGATCAGGTCGAGAGCGGCGCGATCGATCGCGGCGCGCTCCAGCCGAAGATCGACAAAGTGACGAGCGACGGCGCGAAGGCACGGACGGAGGACCGCGCCGCGCTCGTGAAGCTCCACGACATCCTCGACAAGCAGCAGCGCAACGACTTCGCCGACGCGCTCGAGCGCCAGGTGAAGGGCAAGCGCGGCGAGCTCCACGTCCGCGGCGGCGGAGAGCGCGGCTTCGGCCCGCTCCACAAGCTCGCGTCGGACTTGAACCTCACCGACGAGCAGAAGACGAAGATCAAGGACGCGCTGAAGGAGTCCTTCAAGGAGGGCATGAAGGAGGCGCGCGAGCACCACCGCGGCGGCCCGCGCCGCGGCCCGCACGGCGGCGGCAAGCACGGCGGCGGCAAGCACGGTCCGCGCGGCAACCCGATCGAGGCGTTCCGCGAGGACAAGCTCGAGCTCCCGGGCGCGCCGCCGGGCCCGCCGCCCGGCGCCTTCGGCGACCACATGCTGAAGACGGCGGAGAAGATCCTCCCGATCCTCACGCCCGAGCAGCGCAAGCTCGCCGCCGACAAGCTCCGCACCCTCGCCACCGAAGGCAACGCCGCGCTCATCGTTCACTGACTCGCCCTCGGGCGTCGGTGCGTGCGCGCGTGCGGTGTTTGCTCTAACGTCGCGCGCGGATGAAGCGGCTCGGTGTGGTCGGCGCGGCGTGGGAGGTCTGCAAGAAGGACGTCCGGATCGAGATGCGGACGCGCGAGGTCGTCGCGACGGCGGGGGTGTTCGCGATCATGGTCGGAGTGCTCGCGAGCCTCGCCTACTTCGTGATGCCGAAGCTCAATCGCGCCACCGCGGCGGGGACGATCTGGATCGCGATCTTCTTCGCCGCGGTCCTCTCCTTCAGCCGCATCTGGCAGCGTGAGCGCGACGAGTCGGCGCTCACCGCGTTGCTCGTGTCGCCGATCCCGCGCGCGTCGATCTTCCTCGGCAAGTCGCTCGCGACCTTCGGGACGATCCTCGTCCTCGCGCTGCCGCTCGTCGCGTTGACGATGTTCCTCTTCGCGATCGACTTCTCGCCGCCCGACGACGCGATGCGCGACCCGAACGCGGTCCTGGATCCGACGTCGACGCACGTCGCGGCGTTCGCGGCGCTCCTCGTCCTCGGCGCCGCCGCGCTCTCCCTCGTCGGCACGCTCTTCGGCGTCATGACGGTCCGCACGCGCGCGCGCGACCTCGTCCTCGCGATCGTCCTCTTCCCGCTCCTCTCGCCCGCGCTCGTCTGCGGCGTCGCGGGCACGCGCAACGCGTTCGAGACCCAGTCCTTCGAGGACTACCGCGGCTTCGTCGCGCTGATGGCGCTCTTCGTCTTCGTCGGCACCTGCGTCGGCGTCGCGCTGTTCGGGTCTCTCGTCGAAGACTGAGCTCCATGAAACCGTCGCTTGGACGGACGATGTGTGCGGGATATGTGAGCGCCATGAAACACACTCACACTTGCCCGAAGTGCGCCGCTCGCAAGTTCCTCGTCCAGCCCGACTTCCACTTGCCGGACCACCGATCGCGTAACCGGGTCTTTCGACTCCCGGCGTTCTCGTTCGAGTTGTCTGACGAGGATCGCGAGACGCGTGGGGGCTTCGAGGCGTGGACATG contains:
- a CDS encoding Spy/CpxP family protein refolding chaperone, which encodes MKLHSLALASVIAVSSFAVACGGTVETPQTQASAATKAPVAQNTHGAVKLVGDALGEVALRPEQRAEIEKLAADAEARHQPMAEGKKELLVAFADQVESGAIDRGALQPKIDKVTSDGAKARTEDRAALVKLHDILDKQQRNDFADALERQVKGKRGELHVRGGGERGFGPLHKLASDLNLTDEQKTKIKDALKESFKEGMKEAREHHRGGPRRGPHGGGKHGGGKHGPRGNPIEAFREDKLELPGAPPGPPPGAFGDHMLKTAEKILPILTPEQRKLAADKLRTLATEGNAALIVH
- a CDS encoding heme exporter protein CcmB, which codes for MKRLGVVGAAWEVCKKDVRIEMRTREVVATAGVFAIMVGVLASLAYFVMPKLNRATAAGTIWIAIFFAAVLSFSRIWQRERDESALTALLVSPIPRASIFLGKSLATFGTILVLALPLVALTMFLFAIDFSPPDDAMRDPNAVLDPTSTHVAAFAALLVLGAAALSLVGTLFGVMTVRTRARDLVLAIVLFPLLSPALVCGVAGTRNAFETQSFEDYRGFVALMALFVFVGTCVGVALFGSLVED